The DNA sequence TCAACCCCGCCAACGGAAAAATTCTCACCAACATCCCAAACGCCACAGCTGCCGACGTCGACCGCGCGGTGCAGGCCGCACAGCGCGCCTTCATGACCTGGCGTACCACCTCACCTGCGGAACGCGCCAATGCGTTGTTGAAGATCGCCGACCTGCTGGAAGCCGATGCCGATCGGTTCGCCGTTCTGGAAACCCTTGATGTAGGTAAACCCATTCGTGAAAGTCGCTCCGTCGACATCCCGCTGGCAATTGATCACTTCCGCTACTTCGCCGGCGTAATCCGCAGCCAATCGGATGAGGCGGTCATGCTGGATGAGCAAACACTCAGCATCGCTCTCAGTGAACCCCTCGGAGTTGTGGGCCAAGTGATTCCGTGGAACTTCCCGCTGCTTATGGCCGCCTGGAAGATCGCTCCGGCCATCGCAGCGGGTAACACCGTAGTCATCAAACCTTCCGAGCTGACCCCGGTAACCATCCTCGAACTGGCGAAGATCTTCGCTAAGGTACTTCCAGCCGGCGTGGTCAACATCGTCACAGGCTTAGGCACCACAGTTGGGCAGGCGTTACTGGATCATCCGGACCTGCGCAAGCTTGCCTTTACCGGCTCGACGCGTGTCGGCGAACTCGTCGCCAATGCGGCAGCGAAGAAAATCATTCCCGCCACCCTTGAACTGGGCGGCAAGTCGGCCAACATCGTTTTCCCCGATGCGAACTGGGACAAGGCCGTGGAAGGCGCAGTCCTCGCCATCCTGTGGAACCAAGGCCAAGTCTGCGAATCCGGCGCACGGCTGTTCGTTCACGAATCCATCTACGAACGATTCCTAGCTGAGCTCAAGCATAAGTTCGAAGCTGTACGTGTGGGTGACCCACTGAACCCGGACACCATGATGGGTGCACAGGTCAGCAAGTCCCAGATGGAACGGATCCTCGGCTACGTCGATATCGCCAAACAGGAAGGCGCTGAGGTACTGATCGGCGGCGGTCGTCTCACAGGTGCCAATTACGATGCCGGCTTCTTCATCCAGCCAACGATTCTGGTCGGTGTTCGCAACGATATGCGCGTCGCCTACGAGGAAATTTTCGGCCCTGTTCTGTGCGTCATTCCTTTCAAGGATGAAGCGGAGGTCATCGCCATGGCCAACGACTCCGAGTACGGCCTAGCCGGTGCAGTCTGGACCCAAGACATCAACCGGGCGTTACGTGTGGCACGCGCGGTGGAAACCGGACGTATGTGGGTAAATACCTACCATGAGATCCCTGCCCATGCCCCCTTTGGTGGCTATAAGAAATCTGGCCTAGGACGGGAAACTCACAAGTCAATGCTGGAAGCCTACAGCCAGAAGAAGAACATCTACGTCAGCCTCAACGAAGCACCGCTCGGGCTCTTCTGACCTCCTTGAACCATATTTTTTTGACTTATAACATCGAATATCTTAGATATGCAGGTAAGCAAAATGACACACTCAGAACTTTTTAAAACCACTCAGCTGGGCCCATACACCCTCAAGAACCGTATCGTTCTGCCGCCACTGACGCGTTCACGCAGCTCTCAACCCGGCAATATTGCGAACGACCTAATGGCCACATATTACCGTCAGCGCAGCGGTGCTGGCTTCATGGTGACCGAGGGCACACAGATCGAACCCCGAGGACAGGGTTATGCCTGGACACCTGGCATTCATAGCCCGGAACAGATACAAGGCTGGCGTAAGGTCACCGACGCTGTTCACGCCGAAGGGGGGGTGATCTTTGCTCAACTTTGGCATGTGGGCCGCGTGTCGCACACGTCGCTGCAACCCGGTGGTGAAGCGCCCGTCGCGCCATCAGCCATCCGCGCGGACAACGTCAAGGTGTTCATCGAAACTGGCCCCGGCACGGGTACACTGGCCGACCCTTCGACCCCACGAGCCCTGTCCACCAAGGAGGTAAAGGAACTGGTTGAGCTCTACGCCCAAGCAGCCCGAAATGCTTTGGACGCAGGTTTTGACGGGGTGGAGCTTCACTGCGCGAATGGGTACCTGGTAAACCAGTTCATTTCGGCGCATACCAACCAGCGTGATGATGAATATGGCGGTTCGCTGCAGAACCGTCTTCGCTTCCTGCGCGAAATCACCCTCGCCGTTGCTGGTGTCGTCGGCAAGGAGCGCGTTGGCGTTCGCTTCGCCCCGCTGTTCGCGACCACAGACGAAGACCGCGTCTACCTTGGCCTGGTCGAAGAAGATCCTCACCAAACCTACATCGAGGCAGTGAAGATCCTCGAGGAAGTAGGCATTGCCTACCTGTCGCTCGCCGAAGCCGATTGGGAAAACGCACCCGAGCTGCCTGAGACGTTCCGGGAAGCTGTTCGTAAGACCTTCAGCGGCAAGATTATCTATGCCGGCAAGTACACCGCTGAACGAGGAAATCGCGTGATAAAAGCTGGCTGGGGCGACCTGATCGCTTTTGGCCGCCCCTTCATTGCGAACCCCGACCTGCCCGCTCGTATCGCCAACAACTGGCCGCTTAACCCAGTTGATCCAAGCAGCATGTACGGCGGTACCGATAAGGGCTACACCGACTACCCGACTTACAAATCCTAAACGCTCAGAGCCACGCCCCATAACTCAGGGGCGTGGCTCAGCGTTTGCTGACCGAGGAAGTTAAGCATGTACCAACCGAGCACGATCCCCTACCAAGAGCATAGGGGATTCAAACGAACCTTCAGGCAGGGTCATCTAAGCCTTGGGCTGTTCTTTCCCCTGGAGGCTTTCGAAGGTGATACACCGAGCATGCTAGATCAGGTCGCGCTGGCCAAACGTGCAGAGGCACTTGGTTTTTCGGCGCTCTGGTTTCGCGACGTCCCGCTCAGGGACCCAAGCTTCGGTGATGTCGGCCAGGTTTTCGACCCTTGGGTGTATCTGGGCTACATCGCAGCCCATACAACAAAAATCGCACTAGGCACCGCCTCCATCGCCCTTACTTTGCGTAATCCCTTGCACACGGCAAAGGCCGCAGCGAGCATTGATCAATTGAGCGGAGGTCGCTTGCTCCTGGGAGTAGCCTCTGGCGATCGTCCCGTGGAGTTTCCCGCATTCAGCGTTGATCCAGAACAGCGTGGCGAGACCTTTCAAGAAAACCTCAATGTGATACGCCAAGCCCATCGAACACACTTCGAGCCCATTCGCTGGAGTCACGGCGAGTTACTGGGGGCCGATCTCGTTCCCAAACCTACGACTCGGGAAATACCGCTATTCGTAACCGGACACAGCCGCCAGCCGCTCGATTGGATCGCGCGTGAAAGCCATGGATGGATCAACTATCCACGTCCGCCAAAAATGCAGCGACTCATCGTGGAAGATTGGCGACAGGAAACGGCTAAACAATGTGGCACTATCTACAAGCCGTTCTTGCAATCGCTGTATATCGACCTGGACGAACACCCATCCACGCCACCCTCGCCTATCCATCTAGGATTCCGACTGGGACGTAACCACCTGCGGGCCTTGCTGGATACACTTCAGGAAATCGGTGTAGATCACGTCATCCTGAACCTCAAGTATAGTAAACGCCCCGCAGCAGAGGTTATCGAGGAACTTGGCAAACATATCGTCCCGCAATTCGGCGCACAGGTGCCCGATAGTCCTACCTGACAGGACAATAGGATTCCAGTCCAAACCAGCCCGTCATTGCGACGGGCAGGCGCGCAGAGATCATGGCGAAGCCTTCCAATTTGATGCGCGAATCAGGAAGATATCTAGATATCGAAAAAAACAGGTCTCAAAAAATTCATGACTATTGACGTCAACGAAGCCCTGAAAGCATTGGCGAACCCGATGCGCCTTGCCATCCTCAATTGGCTCAAGGATCCCAGGACAGTCTTTCCCGAGCAGGAAGTCGACCCAGAAACGGTAGGCGTGTGCGTCAGTATCATCCAAGAGCGCACGGGCCTCTCGCAGTCAACGACATCGCTTTATCTCGCAGCTCTACAGCGCGCGCAATTGGTGACATCGCAGCGGATCGGCCCCTGGACCTACTACAAACGCCACGATGAGAATATCGATGCCTTCTTCAAGGCGCTGCAAGAAAGAATCTAGGGCTGCACACCCTTGTATTTCTGACTGATTTCAGTCTTTGCCGATGTCAAAAACAGCAATCTGACCAAATAACGATCAGATCATCCGAAGCTTCGAGTGATCGAACAGCATTACCAGTGATGCGGTGCGCGGAAAAAACGCTCCTATAGCAAAACTGCCACTTGACAACGCTGAAACCAGGGGCTGTACACGCAAAAGACAGCACACTCCAGAGAGGGACGCGAAGCCCTTCAAGTGCTCTTCTACGGCCAACCTTCTTTAGGGGGCAGCCGCCACGGCGTCGACATCCCACGCCAGCCCCTGGCGCGTTGGGTGATCCAAAGTGGCGAGCAACTGCAACCGTTGCTCAACCTGATGCGCGACAAGCTGCTGGACTACCCCGTGTTGCACTGCGACGAAACGCGCTTGCAGGTGCTGCATGAACCGGGACGAGACCCCTCGGCACAATCCTGGATGTAGGTGCAAAGCGGTGGGCCGCCGGACAAGCCGGTGATCCTTTTCGACTACACAGCCAGCCGCGCGCAGGAGGTGCCGCTACGCCTGCTCGATGGCTACCGCGGCTACCTGATGACCGACGACTACGCCGGTTACAACGCCGTGGCTGCACGCGACGGCATCGAACGCCTGGGCTGCTGGGCGCATGCGCGACGCAAGTTCGTCGAAGCCCAAAAGGTGCAGCCCAAGGGCAAGACTGGGCGTGCCGACGTGGCGCTGAGCCTGATCAACAAGCTCTACGGCATCGAGCGTGACCTGAAGGACGCTGACCATTCCATTCCAGCGGGTTCCCCATTGACGCTGGAGCCGCATCCCATTTCCCGCTATACCGAAGCGGTTAAAGGCCAAAGGGCCGAAACGGCAAGGGAATGGGGGTGCAAGGGGAAAGGCCCTACCTCGAAAAGGCGAAAAGGCATCCCGGCCGCCCCCCCAGAGGACACCCACATGCTCTCCCTGTTCCAGCGAAAACGGCCTCCGGTCACTGCACCATCACCAGCGCCCGCCACCGACCTCCCCAAAGGGCTGCTACGGCCCGAATCGGCCGCATCGCTGCTGGCGACACCGCGCCGACAGAAGCTGCTGGAACACATCTGGCAGCGCACGTCGCTGTCGCGCCGGCAGTTCGCCACGCTGTACCGCACGCCGCTGGAGCGCTACGCCGAGCTGGTCCAGCAATTCCCCGCTTCCGAGAGCCATCATCACGCTTACCCCGGCGGCATGCTGGATCACGGGTTGGAGATCGTCGCCTATGCGCTCAAGCTGCGGCAGTCCCATCTGTTGCCCATCGGCGCCAGCCCCGAAGACCAGGCGGCGCAGTCGGAAGCCTGGACCGCCGCCGTTGCTTACGCCGCGCTGCTGCACGACATCGGCAAGGTGGCCGTCGATCTGTTGGTCGTGCTGGCAGACGGCTCGCTGTGGCATCCCTGGCACGGCCCGCTGCACCAGTCGTACCGCTTCCGCTACCGCGAAGACCGCGAGTACCGGTTGCACAGCGCCGCAACAGGGCTGCTCTACCGCCAATTGCTCGATGGTCCGCTCCTAGACTGGCTCAGCGGCTATCCGTCTCTGTGGGCACCATTGCTCTACGTCTTGGCCGGGCAGTACGAGCACGCCGGCGTGCTGAGTGAACTGGTCGTGCAGGCTGATCGCGCTTCTGTGGCACAGGAACTGGGCGGCGATCCCGCGCGCGCCATGGCCGCGCCCAGGCACGCGCTGCAACGCAAGCTGCTGGACGGGCTGCGCTTCCTGCTCAAGGAACCGTTGAAGCTGAATCAGCCGGAAGCCTCCGATGGCTGGCTCACTGAGGATGGGCTGTGGCTGGTGAGCAAGACTGTCTCGGACAAGCTGCGCGCGCACCTGCTGTCTCAGGGGATCGACGGCATTCCTGTGAACAACACCGCCGTCTTCAACGTGCTGCAGAACCACGGCATGCTCCAGCCCACCTCAGACGGCAAGGCGGTCTGGCGCGCGACCGTGACCAGTGCGACCGGCTGGTCCTACTCGTTGACCCTGTTGCGCCTCGCGCCCGCGCTGATCTGGGAATCCGGCGAGCGGCCAGCGCTTTTCGCAGGCACGGTGGCGATCGACACGACGCCAGCGGAAACCAACGGCAGTGCACCAGGCACACCGCCCGCGGTCGTGGGGCAGCCAACCCCCGAAGGTCTGGAGACTCCCCCTTGGGAATGCCCTCGCAGCGATACCGCCTTGCCGACTGCGGCCCCGCCCGTGCCTGACGTCATGGAGGACATGCTGGCGATGGTTGGATTGGATCGCACGGCCGACATGGGGAAGGGTGAAGATCCAGTGGAGAAAGTCCCTGCCCCAACCACAGCCGCAGCGTCTCCCTTGCCACTTACCCCTGCGCCTGGACCTGCATCAACTCCAATAGTCGCGATACCATCCGGGGAGCATTTCATGACGTGGCTGCAACAGGGAGTCGCCGCGCGGCGACTCATCATCAACGACGCCAAGGCGCTCGTGCATACGGTGAGCGACACCGCCTACCTGGTCAGTCCCAGCGTGTTCCAGCGCTATGCGTAGGAACATCCCCAGGTGGATGCGCTGGTCAGGCAGGACAAGCAACCGGATTGGCAGTGGGTGCAAAAGCGCTTTTAGAAACTGCAGCTATACCGCAAGCACCCAAATGGCCTGAACATTTGGACCTGTGAAGTCACGGGCCCGAGGAAGTCCCGCCGACTGCATGGCTACCTCCTCGAAAATGGGTCCTTGGTATTCGCCGAAATACCGCCCAACAATCCCTATCTTGCTCTGACTCAGGAAGGATGACGCGACTCGGGCAGCGACCGTCACCACCGTGTGGCGACGATCAATGCCCCGCGAAGCTGGCAACATTTGGCGAACTAAGCTACTCGGCCCGCGCCAACTCCCGTGCAAGGAACGGAGCGGTTCGGCTGCCAGACTTTCGG is a window from the Pseudomonas sp. MTM4 genome containing:
- a CDS encoding LLM class oxidoreductase gives rise to the protein MYQPSTIPYQEHRGFKRTFRQGHLSLGLFFPLEAFEGDTPSMLDQVALAKRAEALGFSALWFRDVPLRDPSFGDVGQVFDPWVYLGYIAAHTTKIALGTASIALTLRNPLHTAKAAASIDQLSGGRLLLGVASGDRPVEFPAFSVDPEQRGETFQENLNVIRQAHRTHFEPIRWSHGELLGADLVPKPTTREIPLFVTGHSRQPLDWIARESHGWINYPRPPKMQRLIVEDWRQETAKQCGTIYKPFLQSLYIDLDEHPSTPPSPIHLGFRLGRNHLRALLDTLQEIGVDHVILNLKYSKRPAAEVIEELGKHIVPQFGAQVPDSPT
- a CDS encoding aldehyde dehydrogenase family protein, with the translated sequence MKDSSDTHPNHLPDSSYGLFIDNQWVSDEYGETLDIINPANGKILTNIPNATAADVDRAVQAAQRAFMTWRTTSPAERANALLKIADLLEADADRFAVLETLDVGKPIRESRSVDIPLAIDHFRYFAGVIRSQSDEAVMLDEQTLSIALSEPLGVVGQVIPWNFPLLMAAWKIAPAIAAGNTVVIKPSELTPVTILELAKIFAKVLPAGVVNIVTGLGTTVGQALLDHPDLRKLAFTGSTRVGELVANAAAKKIIPATLELGGKSANIVFPDANWDKAVEGAVLAILWNQGQVCESGARLFVHESIYERFLAELKHKFEAVRVGDPLNPDTMMGAQVSKSQMERILGYVDIAKQEGAEVLIGGGRLTGANYDAGFFIQPTILVGVRNDMRVAYEEIFGPVLCVIPFKDEAEVIAMANDSEYGLAGAVWTQDINRALRVARAVETGRMWVNTYHEIPAHAPFGGYKKSGLGRETHKSMLEAYSQKKNIYVSLNEAPLGLF
- a CDS encoding helix-turn-helix transcriptional regulator; the encoded protein is MTIDVNEALKALANPMRLAILNWLKDPRTVFPEQEVDPETVGVCVSIIQERTGLSQSTTSLYLAALQRAQLVTSQRIGPWTYYKRHDENIDAFFKALQERI
- a CDS encoding alkene reductase → MTHSELFKTTQLGPYTLKNRIVLPPLTRSRSSQPGNIANDLMATYYRQRSGAGFMVTEGTQIEPRGQGYAWTPGIHSPEQIQGWRKVTDAVHAEGGVIFAQLWHVGRVSHTSLQPGGEAPVAPSAIRADNVKVFIETGPGTGTLADPSTPRALSTKEVKELVELYAQAARNALDAGFDGVELHCANGYLVNQFISAHTNQRDDEYGGSLQNRLRFLREITLAVAGVVGKERVGVRFAPLFATTDEDRVYLGLVEEDPHQTYIEAVKILEEVGIAYLSLAEADWENAPELPETFREAVRKTFSGKIIYAGKYTAERGNRVIKAGWGDLIAFGRPFIANPDLPARIANNWPLNPVDPSSMYGGTDKGYTDYPTYKS